In Streptomyces nojiriensis, the sequence GCTGCGCAGTTCGACCTCGGTGAGGCTGCGCAGGACCTCGAAGACGTCCTCGGCGGAGCCGGTGCGCTGGACCGCGGGCAGCAGGACCATCAGCTGGCGGCGGGCGTCGTCGAGGCCGTCGTCGAAGAGGGCGTGCCGGACGGCGAGGTACTGGGGTGCGTTGCGCATGCCGAGCGGCACCTCGGGGGCGGGCAGGGCGAGGGCCTCGGCGAGGATCGCCTCCGCTCCCGGGTCGCCGAGGATGCGGCCCATGCGGGCCCGTACGGTCAGGGCCATGGCCTCGGCGACCTGGTCGCCGCCGAGTGCGGCGAGCGCCCCGGCGCGGGCCGCGGCGTCGCGGGAGCGGACCGGGTCGCCGTCGCTGAGGTTGTGCTTCCAGGCGATCCGCAGCTGGACGGCGGCCTGGAGCGAGGGGTCGCCGGCGGCCTCGTCCATGGCGTACGCGATGGTCTCGTCGAGGGCGCCCAGGGCCTGCCCGGCGGCGTCGATCACGGCGAGCCGGGCCCGTACCCGGTCGGCGGGCGAGGCGTCGCGGGCCAGGACGGCCCCGGTGGCGCGGCGGGCGAGGTCGGCGCGGCCGGACCAGCCGGCGTCCTCGGCGGCCGTGACCAGGCGGGCCAGTTCCTCGCCGGCCAGCCAGGACGGCGTGCGTTCGGCGGCGAGCAGGCCCAGTTCGGCGGCGAGGGCGCGCTGGCCCCGGCGGCGGCAGGCCGCGGCGGCCTCGCTGATCTCCTCGGCGAGCCACTGGTCGGGGGTGTCCACGGCCAGCGCGCGGTGGCGTACGGCCTGGACGGGATCGTCGACGGCGGCGGCCAGGGCCGCGTGCCCGGCGGCGCGTTCGGGCCACCCGGCGTCGGCGGCGAGGGCGGTGGGCAGGGCGCCGGCGGTGAACTCCACGGAACCGTCCTCGCCCACCCTGACCAGCGCGGCCCGTTCCGCCTCGGCCAGTTCGGCCTCGGCGTCGGGGCGGCCGGCGCGGCGCAGCAGGGAGATGGTGGGCCGGGTGGCGAGGGCGGCGAGCAGCAGGGTGCGGCGGGCCTGGGCGGGGGCTCCGGCGAGGAGCCGGCGGGCCACCTCGCGGGCCTGTCCGGAGACGGGCAGGGGGTCGGCGTGGTGGGCGCTGCCGTCGCGGGCCTCGGCGGCCTCGGCGAGGGAGTGGCCGAGGGCGAGGGCGAGGCGCGGGTTGCCGCCGCTGGCCTGGTGGATCCGGCCGGCGAGGCGCGCCGGGAGGCCGTGGCGGACGAGGAGTTCGGCGACCTCGTCGGCGCCGAGCGGGGGTACCCGGATGGCGGGCACGCCGGGGCCGCAGAGGGGTTCGCCCACCGGGACCCCGCCCTGGACGCATTCGGCGACCAGGACCCGTACGCGGGGCGGGGTGAGGCGCAGGGCGAAGCGGAGCAGGTCGGTGCTCTCGGCGTCGAGCCACTGGGCGTTGTCGAGGACGAGCAGGACGGGGTCGCGGTCGGCGAGCGTACGCAGCACCTCGACCACGGCGAGGCGCAGGGCGATGTGGTCGCGGCCGGCCCGGGGGGCGTCGGCCTCGCGGCGCAGGAGGGCGATGGCGGTGCGCTGGGGGCCGGAGAGCTGTTCCAGGGCGCCGCCGGGTACGGAGGCGAGGAGGGCGGCGGCGGACGCCTCGGGTATCCATTGGTCGGCGGCCTCGGGGGCGAGGCGCAGCACGGTCTCGCGGCGCGCTTCGGCCGCGGCCGCGACGGCGCGCACGACCTCGGTCTTGCCCGCGCCGGCGGGTCCGGTCAGGAGCGCCCGGCCGTGCGCGGTCAGCGCGCGGTCGACCGCCTTGATCAGTTCTCCGTGTCCGACCCTTGTGTCAGCGTGCCCCGTCGCCGCCACCACGCACAGCCACCAGCCTCTCGGTCCCAGCTCCGGCGCCCTTCCTGTGAGAGGCGACAATACGAGGTCGAGTGGCGGGCGGACACGGATTGTGACGCAGAAATCAGTCGTGTGCCGGGAAAACCCGTCGGACCTGCCGATACGAGGCGCATCAGCAGGTCCGCGGGCTTGCTTTGGTCCGTACTATCTGGCCGTCAGGCCGAGTTGGCTCCTGATCAGAAGGTCAGGTTCCAGGAGTCGATCTTGCCGGTGTCGCCGCCGGCGTTGTCGTTGACCCGCAGCTTCCAGGTGCCGTTCGCGACCTCGGAGGAGGCGTTCACGGTGTAGACCTGGTTGATGTTGGCCGTGCTGCCGCCCGAGCGGTTGTGCAGGTTGTAGACGCTGCCGTCCGGGGCGACCAGGTCGACCTTGAGGTCGCCGATGTAGCTGTGGACGATGTTCACGCCCACCTTGAGGGCGGCCGGGGCGTTGCCGGTCACACCGGTGACGGTGATCGGGCTCTCCACCGTGGCGTTGTCCGCGATGGCGTAGTCCGTGGTGTTCTCGCGGCCCGAGGTGGGCGGGGTCGAGGTCACGGCGGCGACGGTGGCGGCCGCGTCGGCGAGGCCGGCGCCGCAGCCACCGGTGCAGGTACCGGCCAGCGGGCGGGCGTTGGTCTTGATCGCCGACTCGATCTGGGCCGGGGTCAGCGAGGTGTTCGCCGACTTCAGCAGGGCGGCGAGGCCCGCGATGTGCGGGGCGGCCATGCTGGTGCCCTGGTAGGGCTTGTAGATCTCGGCACCGGGGGTGGTGGTGCCGGCGTTCAGGGTGGAGAGGATCGCGTTCTCGGGGGTGGTGACGGTGCCGGGCGTGTCGGTGGCGCGGCGGGTCTCACCGCCCGGGGCGGCGATGTCGATGATCGAGCCGAAGTTCGAGTAGTACGAGCGCTCGCCGGCGCGGTTGGTCGACGCCACGTTGATCACGTTGTTGCAGCTGGCGGGCGAGTAGCCGGACGCGTTGGCGTTGCTGTTGCCGGCGGCGACCACGACGGTCGTACCGCGGGCGACGGCGGCGTTGATGGCGTTCTGGTAGCTCGTGCCGCAGGCACCCGGGCCGCCGAGGCTCATGTTGATGACCTTGGCGGGGGTGGCGTTGGCCGGGACGCCCGCGACGGAGCCGCCGGACGCCCAGGTGATGGCGTCGACGATGTCCGAGGTGGCGCCGCCGCACTTGCCGAGCACGCGGACGGGCTGGATCTTCGCGCCGTAGGCGATGCCGGCGACACCCTTGGAGTTGTTCGTGGCCGCGGCGATGGTGCCCGCGACGTGGGTGCCGTGCCAGGAGGAGTTGCTGGCCTTGGAGCCGGTGCCGCACTCGCCGTCGGTGGCGTTCCAGTCGCCCTCGTCGGCCGGGTTGCCGTCACGGCCGTTGCCGTCGCGGGCCTCGGAGGCGGTGGAGATGAAGTCGTAGCCGGAGACGATGTTCGGCGCGACGTCCGAGTGGGCGACGTAGCCGGTGTCGATCACGGCGACGGTGACGCCGGAGCCCGTGGTCTTGTCCCAGGCACCGGGGACGTTCATGCCGGCGGTGGACTCGAAGAGGTCCCACTGCTTGGCGTACTCGGTGTCGTTCGGGGTGACGGCCATGGCGTAGGCGCGGGTGTCCGGCTCGACGTAGGCGACGTCCGGGTCGGCGCGGAACTGGGCGATCACGTCGGCCGCGGCGGCCGGGGCCACCGTCCCCCCGAGGTTGACCAGCGCGGCTCCGGTGCCGAGGCGACGGTCGAACTTCGCCTTCTTGCCGGCCTTCTTGCCCTTGGCGGCGGCGTCGTCGGCCGCGGCGGTGTTGGAGCTGGCCTCGGTGGCCGAGGACTTGTATCCGACGATGAGGTTCTCCACCGGCGCGGTCGGGACGACCGTGGCGGCGGGGGCCGCGGCGGGGTTCTCGGTGGCCAGGGCCACGGAGGCGGTCGCGGAGCCGGCGAGCAGGGTGACGGACATGGCCACCACGGATATGAGCCTACGTCTGGAAGCGTGCACGTGTTCCCCTTAAAGGGCCGTTTCCGGGCAGGCCGGAGCGGCCGGTCAGTGCAGTGTGGGAGGTTCCGGCGGCCGCGGGACCGGGAGCGAGTTGGTCGAGCTCGCCCCGGCTCCGCCGCGCGCCACGTCGCCCGAGCCGCAACGGCGGGGCCGGGCAACGGCGGTCCCGGCTCTCCCCCCGACCGGTACGGCCTTCACGCCATGTGGGGTTGGCGTGTGTGCCGTAGGGTCAGGGGAAGATCGCCGGTGGGCAGACAGTAGGCAACACGGGGATGAACTCGATACGGGGAAAACCCTTGTCCGCCCCCTGCGGCTCCCCCCGAGGGTCCCTCGGCAGGGGCCCTGACCTGGCATGTTCGGCGTCCGCCCGGTCGCCGCGCAGGACCGGGGCGGCAGGCGGGGACACGGACTAGCGCGGCGGGAACAGCTTGCGGAAGTACGTCCAGCTGGTCTCGTTCGGCTCGCTCCACTTCTCCGGTGCGTGGGCGAATTCAGGCTGTTTTTCGGCGATGTAGGCGCGGGTGCGCTCCGGAACCTGCGCGTACGAGTCCAGCTTGCGGCCGCGGCAGTGGAAGGTGAGGCCGCCGGGGCGCTGCCCCTGTTCCATCCAGGGCAGCCACGGGGACATCCGGGTCCAGGACATCGTGGCGGGGACGCTCACCGCGTCGGTGGTCAGGGTGGCCGCGGGCGCGAAGAACTGGAACAGCTCCAGGGCGCGGTAGGTGTCGTCGGCGGACTGGGCCGGGTACTCCGCGACCGGCAGGGGCGAGGGGTAGGCCAGCGGGATCTCCAGGCTGAAGCAGACCTGGTCGCCCAGTTCCGTCAGGGGCACCGGGAAGGGCCGCCACTTCTGGTTGGCCGGATCGTTCCAGACGTGGACCACCGGCTTGTCCTGCCAGGTCTCCAGGATCTCCCGGGTCACGGGGTCGAGGTAGAAGGCGGCTTCCCTGGACAGGAGCTGGTAGCCGCCGAGCTCCTCGTCCGCCACGAGGCGCGCGACGTTGAGCCCTTCGAAGCCGAAGACGCGACGGTAGGGCTCGCCGGGGGCCCAGGAGTGGACGTCCCCGGTCCACCGGTAGGTGACCTCGGCGCCGTCGAGCGAGGCACGGGTGCGGGCGAATGCTTGCAGGAGCTCGGCGGGTGTCAGCTCTGTTGTCATACGCCCCACTGTGCGCGGTCGCCGCACGGCCGGACAAGCGGCCCCACGGACAACCTCGACCCCGCCGGTGACGCCTCAGGCAGCCGCGCGACGCACGTGCAGATGGCCGTCGAGGGGGTAGGCGGGAGGCGCGGACGCCAGTGTCCTGTCGTACGTGTAGCCGCATTTGGCCGCGACGCGGCAGGATGCGGGGTTGTCCACCTGGTGGAGCAGTTCGAGGCGCTCCAGGCCGTCGGCACGAAAGGCGTCCAGGGACCAGACGGTGAGGGCTTCCAGGGCTCGCGGAGCCACACCCCGGCCCCGCGCCTGGGCCGCCGTCCAGTAGCCGACCTCGGCGGAGGCCTTGCAGGACGCGACCTCCTTGAGGACGACGTTGCCCACCAACCGCGCCGGCGCCGCGCCCCGGGCCGCCTCCAGGACGGCGAAGCCGAACCGGACCCCCGCCGCCCAGCCCCGCTCCTGGGCCCGCACCCACCTCAGTCCGTCGTCCTCGCGCTCCAGGCCGGGATCCGGCGAGGCCGCGACCAGTGCGGAGACGTCCTCCACGCACCAGGGCCGAAGAACGAGAGCGGGAGCGGTCGGTGTCGCGGCGGCCTCGAGCATGACGGAAGTGATCATCAGCCGATCGTAGCCGCCGCGGCCGGGCGCGCGGGGTTCGCACGAAGCCCGCGCGGCCGGCGGCGGGCGACAAGGACGGCCCTGAGCGTCGCCGGTGACGATCCGGAATCAAGCACCTCGGGGTCGCCGGGAACGGGGTCGTACGCCG encodes:
- a CDS encoding DUF1838 family protein, encoding MTTELTPAELLQAFARTRASLDGAEVTYRWTGDVHSWAPGEPYRRVFGFEGLNVARLVADEELGGYQLLSREAAFYLDPVTREILETWQDKPVVHVWNDPANQKWRPFPVPLTELGDQVCFSLEIPLAYPSPLPVAEYPAQSADDTYRALELFQFFAPAATLTTDAVSVPATMSWTRMSPWLPWMEQGQRPGGLTFHCRGRKLDSYAQVPERTRAYIAEKQPEFAHAPEKWSEPNETSWTYFRKLFPPR
- a CDS encoding S8 family peptidase; amino-acid sequence: MSVTLLAGSATASVALATENPAAAPAATVVPTAPVENLIVGYKSSATEASSNTAAADDAAAKGKKAGKKAKFDRRLGTGAALVNLGGTVAPAAAADVIAQFRADPDVAYVEPDTRAYAMAVTPNDTEYAKQWDLFESTAGMNVPGAWDKTTGSGVTVAVIDTGYVAHSDVAPNIVSGYDFISTASEARDGNGRDGNPADEGDWNATDGECGTGSKASNSSWHGTHVAGTIAAATNNSKGVAGIAYGAKIQPVRVLGKCGGATSDIVDAITWASGGSVAGVPANATPAKVINMSLGGPGACGTSYQNAINAAVARGTTVVVAAGNSNANASGYSPASCNNVINVASTNRAGERSYYSNFGSIIDIAAPGGETRRATDTPGTVTTPENAILSTLNAGTTTPGAEIYKPYQGTSMAAPHIAGLAALLKSANTSLTPAQIESAIKTNARPLAGTCTGGCGAGLADAAATVAAVTSTPPTSGRENTTDYAIADNATVESPITVTGVTGNAPAALKVGVNIVHSYIGDLKVDLVAPDGSVYNLHNRSGGSTANINQVYTVNASSEVANGTWKLRVNDNAGGDTGKIDSWNLTF
- a CDS encoding GNAT family N-acetyltransferase, whose product is MITSVMLEAAATPTAPALVLRPWCVEDVSALVAASPDPGLEREDDGLRWVRAQERGWAAGVRFGFAVLEAARGAAPARLVGNVVLKEVASCKASAEVGYWTAAQARGRGVAPRALEALTVWSLDAFRADGLERLELLHQVDNPASCRVAAKCGYTYDRTLASAPPAYPLDGHLHVRRAAA
- a CDS encoding LuxR family transcriptional regulator; translation: MVAATGHADTRVGHGELIKAVDRALTAHGRALLTGPAGAGKTEVVRAVAAAAEARRETVLRLAPEAADQWIPEASAAALLASVPGGALEQLSGPQRTAIALLRREADAPRAGRDHIALRLAVVEVLRTLADRDPVLLVLDNAQWLDAESTDLLRFALRLTPPRVRVLVAECVQGGVPVGEPLCGPGVPAIRVPPLGADEVAELLVRHGLPARLAGRIHQASGGNPRLALALGHSLAEAAEARDGSAHHADPLPVSGQAREVARRLLAGAPAQARRTLLLAALATRPTISLLRRAGRPDAEAELAEAERAALVRVGEDGSVEFTAGALPTALAADAGWPERAAGHAALAAAVDDPVQAVRHRALAVDTPDQWLAEEISEAAAACRRRGQRALAAELGLLAAERTPSWLAGEELARLVTAAEDAGWSGRADLARRATGAVLARDASPADRVRARLAVIDAAGQALGALDETIAYAMDEAAGDPSLQAAVQLRIAWKHNLSDGDPVRSRDAAARAGALAALGGDQVAEAMALTVRARMGRILGDPGAEAILAEALALPAPEVPLGMRNAPQYLAVRHALFDDGLDDARRQLMVLLPAVQRTGSAEDVFEVLRSLTEVELRSGRCEAASAHARRALELTIDAGLSPGPAWYVAAMAEAMGGSFARAAGYARRGIQASQEEQDQVFLSRSLHALGLVELATGEAAKAVATLRRVAELEAAQQVVDPSILRWHGELAEALIAADAPEEAARLLSSVRTVAVGLGRTGVVAALDRARGLCLSAQGDADAAVHLLEATAQRFDALRLPLERGRTLLALARVERRRRRRAPARAALRAAAEVFDRAGAAPWTELAREPAPGDGAGARVPAAATLTEAETRLALLVSQGASNQEAAAKLFLSVKTVEARLTRIYQKLDVRSRAQLATALRTR